In a genomic window of Punica granatum isolate Tunisia-2019 chromosome 6, ASM765513v2, whole genome shotgun sequence:
- the LOC116212029 gene encoding probable serine/threonine-protein kinase PIX13, with protein sequence MGNCFGSPAQDSPSTAGTSNYHSNTTGFSTTSSNARFFEAVGVEDVEPDGQILETPNLKVFTFSDLKSATRNFKSDNLLGEGGFGKVYKGWVDEKTLAPSKMGSGMVVAIKKLNPESVQGFDEWQSEVNFLGRLAHPNLVRLLGYCWEDKELLLVYEFMQKGSLENHLFRRNPSIQPLSWEKRLKVAIEAARGLSFLHTSEKQVIYRDFKASNILLDWNYNAKLADFGLAKLGPSGGESHVTTRIMGTYGYAAPEYVATGHLYVKSDVYGFGVVLLELLTGRRALDVKRPSGQQNLVDWAKPFLSQRGKLKNIIDPWIEGQFSFKAALQTAQLTLKCLAVEPRNRPSMKEVVEALERIEAMTDRPKQKKVRSASHPSVPQHSHQPIHYQRSPRHSTEHGSM encoded by the exons ATGGGTAACTGCTTTGGTTCTCCAGCTCAGGATTCTCCATCCACAGCAG GCACATCAAACTACCATAGCAATACCACGGGATTCTCGACCACGAGCAGCAACGCGAGGTTCTTTGAGGCAGTGGGGGTAGAGGATGTCGAGCCCGATGGACAGATCTTGGAGACACCGAATTTGAAGGTTTTCACATTTTCTGATTTAAAAAGTGCCACTAGGAACTTCAAATCAGATAATCTTCTGGGCGAGGGCGGTTTCGGGAAAGTCTACAAGGGGTGGGTCGATGAAAAAACCTTAGCCCCTTCTAAAATGGGCAGTGGAATGGTGGTTGCAATCAAGAAATTGAACCCAGAAAGTGTTCAAGGTTTTGATGAGTGGcag TCAGAGGTAAACTTCCTTGGAAGGCTTGCACACCCAAATCTCGTAAGATTACTCGGATATTGCTGGGAGGATAAAGAGCTCCTCTTGGTTTACGAGTTCATGCAGAAGGGCAGTTTAGAAAACCATCTTTTCAGAA ggaatccttcgataCAACCCCTTTCTTGGGAGAAGCGACTCAAAGTCGCCATTGAAGCTGCCCGAGGCCTATCTTTCCTTCACACTTCTGAAAAGCAAGTCATTTACAGAGACTTCAAGGCCTCAAACATATTACTCGACTGG AATTATAATGCAAAATTGGCGGACTTTGGCTTGGCAAAATTAGGACCTTCGGGCGGAGAATCGCATGTGACGACCCGAATTATGGGAACATATGGTTATGCAGCTCCCGAGTATGTTGCAACAG GGCATTTATACGTGAAAAGTGATGTGTACGGGTTTGGCGTGGTTTTGCTGGAGCTGCTCACGGGCCGACGGGCGCTTGACGTGAAGCGACCGAGCGGACAGCAGAATCTGGTTGATTGGGCGAAACCATTCCTTTCCCAGAGGGGGAAGCTCAAGAACATAATTGACCCTTGGATCGAGGGGCAGTTCTCATTCAAGGCTGCCCTTCAGACCGCACAGCTGACCCTCAAGTGCCTTGCTGTGGAGCCCAGGAACCGCCCCTCGATGAAGGAGGTTGTGGAGGCGCTGGAGCGGATTGAAGCCATGACAGACCGGCCCAAGCAAAAGAAAGTGCGGTCCGCCTCACATCCCTCGGTGCCTCAGCACAGCCACCAGCCCATCCATTATCAGCGGTCCCCACGACACTCGACAGAGCATGGGTCGATGTAA